Proteins from a genomic interval of Nocardioidaceae bacterium:
- the gap gene encoding type I glyceraldehyde-3-phosphate dehydrogenase produces the protein MTVRVGINGFGRIGRNFFRAVRVLGADIEIVAVNDLTDNASLATLLKYDSTLGRLDAEVSASEEGITVDGTLLKVFSERDPGALPWGDLGVDVVVESTGIFTDAEQAKAHLEGGAKKVIISAPAKNEDVTIVMGVNDGDYDAANHHIISNASCTTNCLGPMAKALNDGLGIVTGLMTTIHAYTGDQNLLDAPHKDMRRARSAAINIVPTSTGAAKAIGLVLPELKGKLDGYALRVPTPTGSATDLTFEASRETSVEEVNEIIKKAADGRFLRYSEDPIVSTDIVTDPASCIFDAPLTKVIGNQVKVVGWYDNEWGYSNRLVDITELVGTSL, from the coding sequence GTGACCGTACGCGTGGGCATCAACGGCTTCGGCCGCATCGGCCGCAACTTCTTCCGGGCGGTGCGGGTCCTCGGCGCCGACATCGAGATCGTCGCCGTCAACGACCTGACCGACAACGCCTCGTTGGCGACGCTGTTGAAGTACGACTCGACGTTGGGTCGCCTCGACGCCGAGGTCTCCGCCTCCGAGGAGGGCATCACCGTCGACGGCACGCTGCTGAAGGTCTTCTCCGAGCGCGACCCGGGTGCACTGCCGTGGGGCGACCTCGGCGTGGACGTCGTGGTGGAGTCCACCGGCATCTTCACCGACGCCGAGCAGGCGAAGGCTCACCTGGAGGGCGGCGCGAAGAAGGTCATCATCTCCGCGCCCGCGAAGAACGAGGACGTCACCATCGTCATGGGGGTCAACGACGGCGACTACGACGCCGCGAACCACCACATCATCTCGAACGCGTCGTGCACCACGAACTGCCTCGGGCCGATGGCGAAGGCCCTGAACGACGGGCTCGGCATCGTCACAGGCCTGATGACGACGATCCACGCCTACACCGGCGACCAGAACCTGCTCGACGCCCCGCACAAGGACATGCGCCGCGCCCGCTCGGCGGCCATCAACATCGTGCCGACGTCCACCGGCGCCGCGAAGGCCATCGGTCTGGTGCTGCCCGAGCTGAAGGGCAAGCTCGACGGCTACGCCCTGCGCGTGCCGACACCGACCGGGTCGGCGACCGACCTGACCTTCGAGGCGTCCCGCGAGACCTCCGTGGAGGAGGTCAACGAGATCATCAAGAAGGCAGCCGACGGACGATTCCTCCGCTACTCCGAGGACCCCATCGTCTCCACCGACATCGTCACCGACCCCGCGTCCTGCATCTTCGACGCGCCGCTGACCAAGGTCATCGGCAACCAGGTCAAGGTCGTCGGCTGGTACGACAACGAGTGGGGCTACTCCAACCGCCTCGTCGACATCACCGAGCTCGTCGGCACGAGCCTCTGA
- the whiA gene encoding DNA-binding protein WhiA, whose protein sequence is MAMTAQVKAELAAVPVSRTCCRKAEVTAMLRFAGGLHIVSGRVVVEAELDTGAAARRLRREIAEVYGHVADLGMVSGNGIRRGSRYVVRVVRDGEALARQTGLLDQRGRPVRGLPPHVVNGSVCDSVAAWRGAFLAHGSLTEPGRSSSLEVTCPGPEAGLALVGAARRIQIASKSREVRGVDRVVIRDGDAIGAMLTRLGAHEALMAWEERRMRREVRATANRLANFDDANLRRSARAAVAAGARVERALDILGDEVPDHLRQAGRLRLEHKQASLEEMGRLHDPQLTKDAIAGRIRRLLAMADKRATELGIPGTESALTEEMLADEA, encoded by the coding sequence ATGGCGATGACCGCTCAGGTCAAGGCCGAGCTGGCAGCTGTCCCTGTCAGCAGGACGTGCTGCCGCAAGGCAGAGGTGACGGCCATGCTCCGCTTCGCCGGCGGTCTGCACATCGTGTCCGGGCGCGTGGTCGTCGAGGCCGAGCTGGACACGGGCGCCGCTGCCCGGCGTCTGCGTCGGGAGATCGCGGAGGTGTACGGCCACGTCGCCGACCTCGGCATGGTCTCCGGCAACGGCATCCGTCGAGGGTCTCGTTACGTCGTACGCGTCGTCCGCGACGGCGAGGCCCTCGCCCGCCAGACGGGTCTGCTCGACCAGCGGGGCCGGCCGGTCCGGGGCCTGCCTCCGCACGTCGTCAACGGCTCCGTCTGCGACTCCGTCGCCGCGTGGCGCGGTGCGTTCCTCGCGCACGGGTCGCTGACCGAGCCCGGTCGTTCCTCCAGCCTCGAGGTGACCTGCCCCGGTCCGGAGGCAGGCCTGGCCCTCGTCGGTGCTGCCCGCCGCATCCAGATCGCGTCGAAGTCGCGCGAGGTTCGCGGCGTCGACCGCGTCGTGATCCGCGACGGCGACGCCATCGGCGCGATGCTGACGCGGCTCGGTGCCCACGAGGCGCTCATGGCGTGGGAGGAGCGGCGCATGCGGCGCGAGGTCCGGGCGACCGCGAACAGGCTCGCCAACTTCGACGACGCCAACCTGCGCCGTTCGGCCCGCGCGGCCGTCGCCGCGGGGGCTCGTGTGGAGCGTGCGCTGGACATCCTCGGTGACGAGGTGCCCGACCACCTGCGGCAGGCCGGCCGCCTCCGCCTGGAGCACAAGCAGGCCTCCCTCGAGGAGATGGGTCGCCTCCACGACCCGCAGCTCACCAAGGACGCGATCGCAGGCCGCATCCGACGGCTGCTCGCGATGGCGGACAAGCGCGCGACCGAGCTGGGGATCCCCGGCACGGAGTCCGCGCTCACCGAGGAGATGCTGGCCGACGAGGCCTGA
- the tpiA gene encoding triose-phosphate isomerase has product MAGNWKMNLNHAEAVHLVQKLAFTLADKKFDHGTVDVAVIPPFTDIRSVQTLVDGDGLTIAYGAQDVSAHDAGAYTGEVSASMLAKLGCSYVVVGHSERRDNHAEDDALVAAKARKALDAHMTPIVCVGEGLEVRQAGEQVPHVLAQVRGSLEGFSADEVAGMVVAYEPVWAIGTGETATPADAQEVCGAIRADVAERLGDEAAQGLRVLYGGSVKPANVAGIMAETDVDGALVGGASLDAEDFAGICRFRDMPVL; this is encoded by the coding sequence ATGGCGGGCAACTGGAAGATGAACCTGAACCACGCCGAGGCCGTGCACCTGGTGCAGAAGCTGGCCTTCACCTTGGCGGACAAGAAGTTCGACCACGGCACGGTCGACGTGGCCGTGATCCCTCCCTTCACCGACATCCGCAGCGTGCAGACGCTCGTCGACGGTGACGGTCTGACGATCGCGTACGGCGCGCAGGACGTCTCGGCGCACGACGCGGGGGCGTACACGGGCGAGGTCTCTGCCTCGATGCTGGCCAAGCTCGGCTGCTCCTACGTCGTCGTCGGGCACTCCGAACGCCGCGACAACCATGCCGAGGACGACGCGCTGGTCGCGGCCAAGGCCCGCAAGGCCCTCGACGCGCACATGACACCGATCGTGTGCGTCGGTGAGGGGCTGGAGGTGCGTCAGGCCGGTGAGCAGGTGCCCCACGTGCTCGCGCAGGTGCGCGGTTCGCTCGAGGGCTTCTCCGCCGACGAGGTCGCCGGGATGGTCGTCGCGTACGAGCCCGTCTGGGCGATCGGCACGGGCGAGACCGCGACGCCGGCGGACGCCCAGGAGGTCTGCGGTGCGATCCGCGCCGACGTGGCGGAGCGTCTGGGCGACGAGGCGGCGCAGGGGCTGCGCGTCCTCTACGGCGGGTCGGTCAAGCCCGCCAACGTCGCCGGCATCATGGCCGAGACCGACGTCGACGGTGCACTGGTCGGCGGTGCCAGCCTCGACGCCGAGGACTTCGCGGGCATCTGCCGCTTCCGCGACATGCCCGTGCTCTAG
- the tal gene encoding transaldolase, which translates to MTNPLAQLSDLGVAVWLDDLSRSRIRSGGLADMIREDHIVGVTTNPSIFAKALADSDAYVDQVRELAQSDVDLNTAIEEITTTDVAEACDEMEPVFERTRGKDGCVSIEVSPRLAHDTEGTLASARTLWNKVDRENLYIKIPATEEGLPAITQALAEGISVNVTLIFGLDRYEQVMRAFQDGIKQAHRNGQDLSSINSVASFFVSRVDVEIDDRLEKAGADEGLKGKAGIANARLAFQRYEQFFDTEAWAELKSAGANEQRPLWASTGVKNPDYRDTMYVVDLAVDGTVNTMPEDTLRAVADHGEIQGDRVHGHYDEAKAHMDALAEAGVDYDDVIAVLEREGVEKFEDAWGDLEGSVQEQLDRAKNGGTGGAA; encoded by the coding sequence ATGACCAACCCTCTCGCCCAGCTCTCGGACCTCGGCGTCGCCGTCTGGCTCGACGACCTCTCACGCTCGCGCATCCGCAGTGGCGGGCTCGCCGACATGATCCGTGAGGACCACATCGTCGGCGTGACCACGAACCCGTCGATCTTCGCCAAGGCGCTCGCCGACAGCGATGCCTACGTCGACCAGGTGCGCGAGCTCGCGCAGTCCGACGTGGATCTCAACACCGCGATCGAGGAGATCACCACCACCGACGTGGCTGAGGCGTGCGACGAGATGGAGCCCGTCTTCGAGCGCACGCGCGGCAAGGACGGCTGTGTGTCCATCGAGGTCTCCCCGCGGCTCGCCCACGACACCGAGGGCACGCTTGCCTCGGCACGCACGCTGTGGAACAAGGTCGACCGCGAGAACCTGTACATCAAGATCCCGGCCACCGAGGAGGGTCTGCCCGCGATCACCCAGGCGCTGGCCGAGGGCATCAGTGTCAACGTCACCCTGATCTTCGGGCTCGACCGCTACGAGCAGGTCATGCGCGCGTTCCAGGACGGCATCAAGCAGGCCCACCGCAACGGTCAGGACCTGTCCTCCATCAACTCGGTCGCGTCCTTCTTCGTGTCCCGCGTCGACGTCGAGATCGACGACCGACTCGAGAAGGCGGGCGCCGACGAGGGCCTCAAGGGCAAGGCGGGCATCGCGAACGCCCGCCTGGCGTTCCAGCGCTACGAGCAGTTCTTCGACACCGAGGCGTGGGCAGAGCTGAAGTCCGCCGGCGCCAACGAGCAGCGCCCGCTGTGGGCCTCGACCGGTGTGAAGAACCCCGACTACCGCGACACGATGTACGTCGTCGACCTCGCCGTGGACGGCACGGTCAACACGATGCCCGAGGACACGCTGCGCGCGGTCGCCGACCACGGTGAGATCCAGGGCGACCGGGTGCACGGGCACTACGACGAGGCGAAGGCACACATGGACGCCCTCGCCGAGGCCGGCGTCGACTACGACGACGTGATCGCCGTGCTCGAGAGGGAGGGCGTGGAGAAGTTCGAGGACGCCTGGGGCGATCTCGAAGGGTCCGTCCAGGAGCAGCTGGACCGCGCCAAGAACGGCGGCACGGGTGGTGCCGCGTGA
- the secG gene encoding preprotein translocase subunit SecG: protein MRIALTVLLFATSLLMILLVLLHKGRGGGLSDMFGGGVSGGLGGSSVAERNLDRLTVMTGVVWGACVIGIGLLNK from the coding sequence GTGCGTATCGCCTTGACCGTCCTCCTCTTCGCCACCAGCCTCCTCATGATCCTCCTCGTGCTGCTGCACAAGGGGCGTGGCGGCGGCTTGTCCGACATGTTCGGCGGCGGCGTCTCGGGCGGTCTGGGCGGCTCCTCGGTCGCCGAGCGCAACCTCGACCGTCTCACCGTCATGACCGGCGTCGTGTGGGGCGCCTGCGTCATCGGCATCGGCCTCCTCAACAAGTAG
- a CDS encoding phosphoglycerate kinase, whose product MSLQQLSEALGGLAGKRILVRSDLNVPLDGARITDDGRVRASVPTIRELSDAGARVLVCAHLGRPKGEPDPAYSLRPVAARLGQLLGRDVAFADDTVGASASEAALAMGDGDVLVLENVRFAPGETSKDDAERGEFADKLAALADGFVSDGFGVVHRKQASVYDVARRLPSTMGGLVSTEIEVLRRLTEDPERPYVVVLGGSKVSDKLGVIDNLLGKADTLLIGGGMVFTFLKAQGHEVGSSLLESDQVETCRDYLRRAEETGVDIVLPTDVVVGTSFPSGDGPHEHETVPADAIGADQIGLDIGPDSGEAFAARIREAATVFWNGPMGVFEVEEFAGGTRAVAAALTEVEGLSVVGGGDSAAAVRTLGFDDDAFGHISTGGGASLELLEGKDLPGIDVLEDDQ is encoded by the coding sequence GTGAGCCTCCAGCAGCTGTCCGAGGCCCTGGGCGGCCTGGCCGGCAAGCGGATCCTGGTCCGCTCCGACCTCAACGTGCCGCTCGACGGTGCCCGCATCACCGACGACGGCCGCGTCCGCGCGAGCGTGCCGACCATCCGGGAGCTCTCGGATGCCGGCGCCCGCGTGCTGGTCTGCGCGCACCTCGGCCGGCCGAAGGGCGAGCCGGACCCCGCGTACTCCCTGCGGCCGGTGGCGGCGCGGCTCGGGCAGCTGCTCGGACGGGACGTCGCGTTCGCCGACGACACGGTGGGTGCCTCGGCCTCCGAGGCGGCCCTGGCGATGGGGGACGGCGACGTGCTCGTGCTGGAGAACGTCCGGTTCGCGCCGGGCGAGACCAGCAAGGACGACGCCGAGCGCGGGGAGTTCGCCGACAAGCTCGCCGCCCTCGCCGACGGCTTCGTCTCCGACGGCTTCGGCGTCGTCCACCGCAAGCAGGCGAGCGTGTACGACGTCGCGCGGCGACTGCCCTCGACGATGGGCGGGCTGGTCTCGACCGAGATCGAGGTCCTGCGGCGGCTGACCGAGGACCCTGAGCGGCCCTACGTCGTCGTCCTCGGCGGGTCGAAGGTCTCCGACAAGCTCGGGGTCATCGACAACCTGCTGGGCAAGGCCGACACGCTGCTCATCGGCGGCGGCATGGTCTTCACGTTCCTGAAGGCCCAGGGGCACGAGGTCGGCTCGAGCCTGCTGGAGTCCGACCAGGTCGAGACGTGCCGGGACTACCTGCGGCGTGCGGAGGAGACCGGGGTCGACATCGTGCTGCCCACCGACGTCGTCGTGGGCACCTCGTTCCCCTCCGGTGACGGCCCCCACGAGCACGAGACGGTGCCGGCCGACGCCATCGGAGCCGACCAGATCGGTCTGGACATCGGCCCCGACTCCGGGGAGGCGTTCGCCGCGCGCATCCGCGAGGCGGCGACGGTGTTCTGGAACGGACCCATGGGTGTCTTCGAGGTCGAGGAGTTCGCCGGTGGCACCCGGGCGGTCGCGGCGGCGCTGACCGAGGTCGAGGGTCTGTCGGTCGTCGGCGGCGGTGACTCGGCGGCGGCGGTCCGTACGCTCGGCTTCGACGACGACGCCTTCGGCCACATCTCCACGGGCGGCGGCGCGAGCCTCGAGCTGCTCGAGGGCAAGGACCTTCCCGGGATCGACGTGCTGGAGGACGACCAGTGA
- the pgl gene encoding 6-phosphogluconolactonase — protein MCADADTLATAVAEALIARIAELQTPDRIPSVVLTGGSIARRIHTEVARLSGAGHEPAVDWRRVRLWWGDERFVARDHDERNAAQTYADLLDHVDIDPDHVHTVGATGEVRDVEAAAEAYAATLAAHGPETFDLVMLGLGPDGHCASLFPGHAALTETDATTVSVTDSPKPPPERVSLTFPRLNAADAVWFLVSGEEKADACARARRDQVGLAGLGSDQVRQTPAAGVLGRSETVWWLDEAAAGHR, from the coding sequence GTGTGCGCCGACGCCGACACCCTCGCGACCGCGGTCGCCGAGGCCCTGATCGCGCGCATCGCCGAGCTGCAGACCCCGGACCGCATCCCCTCGGTGGTGCTCACCGGCGGCAGCATCGCGCGGCGCATCCACACCGAGGTCGCGCGGCTCAGCGGCGCGGGGCACGAGCCCGCCGTGGACTGGCGCCGCGTCCGGCTCTGGTGGGGTGACGAGCGGTTCGTCGCCCGTGATCACGACGAGCGCAACGCGGCCCAGACGTACGCCGACCTGCTCGACCACGTCGACATCGATCCGGACCACGTGCACACGGTCGGTGCGACCGGTGAGGTGCGCGACGTCGAGGCGGCCGCCGAGGCGTACGCGGCCACGCTCGCCGCCCACGGCCCGGAGACGTTCGACCTGGTGATGCTCGGGCTGGGTCCGGACGGCCACTGCGCCTCGCTCTTCCCCGGCCACGCCGCCCTCACCGAGACCGACGCCACGACGGTGTCGGTCACCGACTCCCCCAAGCCGCCACCCGAGCGCGTGTCGTTGACGTTCCCTCGTCTCAACGCCGCGGACGCGGTCTGGTTCCTCGTCAGCGGCGAGGAGAAAGCGGACGCCTGTGCTCGGGCCCGCCGGGACCAGGTCGGCCTCGCCGGCCTGGGGTCGGACCAGGTGCGGCAGACCCCGGCGGCGGGGGTGCTGGGGCGGAGCGAGACCGTCTGGTGGCTCGACGAGGCAGCCGCCGGACACCGTTGA
- the yvcK gene encoding uridine diphosphate-N-acetylglucosamine-binding protein YvcK: MAFGGGHGLAASLSALRRVVDDLTAVVTVADNGGSSGRLRGEYDVLPPGDLRMALSALCGDDEWGSTWARLMQHRFPGEGPMGGHAVGNLLMVGLWDLMGDRVLGLEWVARLLGVEGRVLPMSLEPLDITARVRGEHPGAPEAVTTVRGQEQVALTPGEVVSIALHPDDPPACPQAVESVGAADWLVLGPGSWYSSVIPHLLVPDLRSALVEADARRLVVMNLTPQSGETDGYSAADHLCALLDHAPDLRLDVVLADPSSVGRDRGLDAMVERLGAELVVRDVRHDDGAAAHDPVKLARAFTEILGGS; the protein is encoded by the coding sequence GTGGCCTTCGGCGGCGGCCACGGTCTGGCGGCCTCGCTGTCGGCGCTGCGTCGCGTGGTCGACGACCTCACCGCGGTCGTCACCGTCGCCGACAACGGCGGCTCCTCGGGCCGGCTCCGCGGTGAGTACGACGTGCTGCCGCCGGGCGACCTGCGCATGGCGCTGTCCGCGCTGTGCGGCGACGACGAGTGGGGCAGCACCTGGGCGCGGTTGATGCAGCACCGGTTCCCCGGCGAGGGTCCGATGGGCGGGCACGCCGTCGGCAACCTGCTCATGGTGGGCCTGTGGGACCTGATGGGGGACCGCGTGCTCGGGCTGGAGTGGGTGGCCCGGCTGCTGGGCGTCGAGGGACGTGTCCTGCCGATGTCGTTGGAACCCCTCGACATCACCGCGCGAGTCCGCGGGGAGCACCCCGGCGCACCGGAGGCGGTCACGACCGTCCGGGGTCAGGAGCAGGTCGCCCTGACGCCCGGGGAGGTCGTGTCGATAGCCCTGCACCCCGACGACCCGCCCGCCTGCCCCCAGGCCGTCGAGTCCGTGGGGGCGGCCGACTGGCTCGTGCTGGGTCCCGGGTCCTGGTACTCCTCGGTGATCCCCCACCTGCTGGTCCCCGACCTCAGATCCGCCCTGGTGGAGGCCGACGCCCGTCGCCTGGTGGTGATGAACCTGACGCCGCAGTCGGGTGAGACCGACGGCTACTCGGCCGCCGATCATCTCTGCGCGCTGCTCGACCATGCTCCTGACCTGCGACTCGACGTCGTGCTCGCGGACCCCAGCAGCGTCGGCCGCGACCGCGGGCTCGACGCCATGGTCGAGCGGCTGGGCGCGGAGCTGGTGGTGAGGGACGTCAGGCACGACGACGGCGCCGCCGCGCACGACCCCGTGAAGCTCGCCCGTGCCTTCACGGAGATCTTGGGAGGGTCGTAG
- a CDS encoding RNA polymerase-binding protein RbpA, producing MAGAGNAIRGSRVGAGPMGEAERGHAAPRQEVEFFCANGHVTALAFAHDAAVPESWDCPRCGLPTSTDADNPPPAPRIEPYKTHLAYVKERRSDGEAKVILEEAVKTLRSKRKSGEIIF from the coding sequence GTGGCAGGTGCAGGAAACGCGATCAGGGGCAGCCGAGTCGGCGCCGGACCGATGGGCGAGGCGGAGCGAGGCCACGCCGCTCCTCGGCAGGAGGTCGAGTTCTTCTGCGCCAACGGTCACGTCACCGCGCTCGCCTTCGCGCACGACGCAGCCGTGCCGGAGTCGTGGGACTGCCCGCGCTGCGGGCTGCCGACAAGCACCGACGCGGACAACCCGCCGCCGGCTCCCAGGATCGAGCCTTACAAGACCCATCTGGCGTACGTGAAGGAGCGCCGATCGGACGGCGAGGCGAAGGTCATCCTGGAGGAGGCCGTGAAGACGCTGCGCAGCAAGCGCAAGAGCGGCGAGATCATCTTCTGA
- a CDS encoding glucose-6-phosphate isomerase produces MTGTRVHVHAAVPEALGATIEQLVADQVASGIAAQDPTLWGPDAEDEAGKRLSWVDLPEQSQHLVPRITALRQTLTERGVRRIVLCGMGGSSLAPEVICAAHGVDLVTLDSSEPDMVRAAVSTDLASTAVVVSSKSGSTVETASQKRAFEQAFREAGIDPADRVVVVTDPGSPLEREATEAGYEVFHADPEVGGRYSAMTAFGLVPSGLAGADIQGLLDEGRTVLDQLRLDAADNPAVQLGGLLGLAANGGVDKLVLADAGASFARIGDWIEQLVAESTGKHGKGILPVVVESASAPNFVPSTTDSVLVATGPDDVLAGTSPASGWAARIDASLGAQMVLWEFAVAVAGRVIGINPFDQPDVESAKAAARSMLDGGDGTGSEPDAVDGDIELRTPGGWAAEESTDTLEEALRALLAQLDPARGYVAVMAYLDRHALGELERIRASLATRTGRPVTFGWGPRFLHSTGQLHKGGPAVGVYLQITGEPTADLEVEGQDFSFGRLVAAQAAGDAGVLADDHGRPVLRLHLRDQRGGIDRLLAAAEG; encoded by the coding sequence GTGACCGGGACCCGCGTCCACGTCCACGCCGCGGTCCCGGAGGCGCTGGGCGCGACGATCGAGCAGCTCGTCGCCGACCAGGTGGCCTCGGGCATCGCCGCCCAGGACCCCACCCTGTGGGGGCCCGACGCGGAGGACGAGGCCGGCAAGCGGTTGTCCTGGGTCGACCTGCCCGAGCAGTCCCAGCACCTGGTGCCCCGCATCACCGCGCTGCGACAGACGCTCACCGAGCGGGGCGTACGCCGCATCGTGCTGTGCGGCATGGGCGGCTCCTCGCTCGCCCCCGAGGTGATCTGCGCAGCCCACGGCGTCGACCTGGTGACCCTGGACTCCTCCGAGCCCGACATGGTGCGGGCGGCGGTCTCGACCGATCTCGCGAGCACCGCGGTGGTGGTCTCCTCCAAGTCCGGCAGCACCGTGGAGACCGCCTCGCAGAAGCGTGCCTTCGAGCAGGCCTTCCGTGAGGCGGGCATCGACCCGGCCGACCGTGTCGTCGTCGTCACCGATCCGGGTTCACCGCTGGAGCGGGAGGCCACCGAGGCCGGCTACGAGGTCTTCCACGCCGACCCGGAGGTCGGGGGACGCTACTCCGCCATGACCGCCTTCGGGCTGGTGCCGTCCGGCCTGGCCGGAGCCGACATCCAGGGCCTGCTCGACGAGGGTCGTACCGTGCTCGACCAGCTGCGACTCGACGCGGCCGACAATCCCGCGGTGCAGCTCGGCGGCCTGCTGGGACTGGCCGCCAACGGTGGGGTGGACAAGCTCGTGCTGGCGGACGCCGGAGCGTCCTTCGCGCGCATCGGCGACTGGATCGAGCAGCTGGTCGCCGAGTCCACGGGCAAGCACGGCAAGGGAATCCTGCCCGTCGTCGTCGAGTCGGCGTCCGCACCGAACTTCGTTCCGTCCACGACCGACTCGGTGCTGGTCGCCACCGGGCCCGACGACGTGCTGGCGGGCACCTCCCCCGCGTCGGGCTGGGCAGCTCGCATCGACGCGTCGCTGGGCGCGCAGATGGTGCTCTGGGAGTTCGCCGTCGCCGTCGCCGGGCGGGTCATCGGCATCAATCCCTTCGACCAGCCCGACGTCGAGTCCGCCAAGGCAGCGGCGCGGTCGATGCTGGACGGGGGTGACGGGACGGGCTCCGAGCCGGACGCCGTCGACGGTGACATCGAGCTGCGGACGCCCGGGGGCTGGGCCGCCGAAGAGTCGACCGACACCCTCGAGGAGGCGCTGCGCGCGCTCCTCGCGCAGCTCGACCCCGCCCGCGGCTACGTCGCCGTCATGGCCTATCTCGACCGGCACGCGCTCGGAGAGCTCGAGCGCATCCGTGCCTCGTTGGCGACGCGCACGGGTCGTCCGGTCACGTTCGGCTGGGGGCCCCGCTTCCTGCACTCCACCGGACAGCTCCACAAGGGCGGTCCCGCCGTGGGGGTGTACCTGCAGATCACGGGTGAGCCCACCGCCGACCTCGAGGTCGAGGGTCAGGACTTCAGCTTCGGGCGACTGGTCGCCGCCCAGGCTGCCGGCGACGCCGGCGTGCTGGCCGACGACCACGGTCGGCCGGTGCTCCGCCTCCACCTGCGCGACCAGAGAGGCGGCATCGACCGACTTCTCGCCGCGGCGGAGGGCTGA